From Brassica oleracea var. oleracea cultivar TO1000 chromosome C3, BOL, whole genome shotgun sequence, a single genomic window includes:
- the LOC106329793 gene encoding UDP-glycosyltransferase 79B10-like — protein sequence MGQKLHALMFPWFAFGHFTPYLHLANKLAEKGHRVTFLLPAKAKKQLEPLNLFPDSIVLHPITIPHVDGLPAGAETPSDIPITLWKFLIVAIDRTRDQVEVAVRASRPDLILFDYAYWVPEVAKENGVKSMMYNVISATCIAHDLVPGGGFGVPPPGYPSSKLLFRAHDAHAMSSFSVYYKRFYDRFTTSLTNCDFISVRTCEEIEDRSQPLDKKWNHWLRGFEPGSVVYCALGSQITLEKDQFQELCLGMELTGLPFFVALTPPRGAKTIQEALPEGFEERVKGRGVVWGEWVQQPLILAHPSVGCFVSHCGFGSMWESLMSDCQIVLIPYLADQVLNTRLLTDELEVAVEVQREETGWFSKENLSVAVNSVMDKDSEIGSQVRKNHSKLKELVVSPGLLTGYTDKFVETLENLLEVQNFNELL from the exons GTCACTTTACTCCATACTTGCATCTAGCCAACAAGTTAGCTGAGAAAGGTCACAGGGTTACTTTCTTGCTGCCTGCGAAAGCTAAAAAACAATTAGAACCTCTTAACCTGTTCCCAGACAGCATCGTCTTACATCCTATTACCATTCCTCATGTTGATGGTCTTCCTGCTGGCGCCGAGACCCCCTCGGACATCCCCATCACGTTGTGGAAGTTCTTGATCGTAGCCATAGATCGTACACGCGATCAAGTCGAAGTCGCGGTTCGTGCTTCGAGACCGGACCTGATCTTGTTCGATTATGCTTACTGGGTTCCAGAAGTGGCTAAAGAGAATGGAGTAAAGAGTATGATGTACAACGTGATATCAGCAACATGTATAGCTCATGACCTTGTCCCTGGTGGTGGATTCGGAGTTCCTCCACCTGGTTATCCTTCATCTAAGTTGTTGTTCCGCGCACATGATGCTCACGCCATGTCGTCATTCTCTGTTTACTACAAGAGGTTTTACGATCGGTTTACCACAAGTCTCACGAATTGTGATTTCATTTCGGTTAGGACGTGTGAAGAAATTGAAG ACAGAAGCCAACCACTTGATAAAAAATGGAATCATTGGCTGAGAGGTTTTGAACCAGGATCTGTAGTGTATTGTGCACTTGGCAGCCAAATCACTCTGGAGAAAGACCAATTCCAAGAGCTATGTTTAGGAATGGAGCTCACTGGTTTGCCGTTTTTTGTAGCGTTAACGCCACCAAGAGGTGCAAAGACTATTCAAGAAGCCTTACCTGAAGGATTCGAGGAGAGGGTAAAAGGTCGTGGAGTAGTTTGGGGAGAATGGGTGCAGCAACCGTTGATATTGGCTCATCCATCAGTAGGCTGCTTTGTGAGCCATTGTGGATTCGGTTCGATGTGGGAGTCTCTAATGAGTGATTGCCAGATAGTCTTGATTCCATATTTGGCTGATCAAGTTCTCAACACGAGATTGTTGACTGATGAACTCGAGGTTGCGGTTGAAGTGCAAAGAGAAGAAACAGGATGGTTCTCCAAGGAGAATTTGAGTGTTGCGGTCAACTCTGTGATGGACAAAGATAGTGAGATTGGGAGTCAGGTGAGGAAGAACCACTCCAAGTTGAAAGAGCTTGTGGTTAGTCCTGGATTATTAACCGGTTACACTGATAAATTTGTTGAGACTTTGGAGAACCTACTCGAGGTACAAAACTTCAATGAGTTACTTTAG